The genomic DNA ACGATGTAGCCGGAGTCGTCTGTACGGGACGTGATATCTCACGTATAAAGAGGTATGAGGAGGATCTCGAACACCGTAACGAGAAGCTCAACAGGTTCGCGAGCGTCGTCTCACACGACCTCAGAAACCCTCTCAACGTCGCAAAGGGACGTCTTAGCCTAGTAGACGAGAGATGTGGATGTAACGACTCCGGGGTCTACGAGAGTCTGAGTAAAGCCGAGGACGCCCTCGGACGGATGGAGGATATAATAGACGACGTTCTGACTCTGACGCGAGGAGACGGCGTCTCTGACGACGAGATGTCTGATGTCAGCCTCACCGAGGTCGCTGAGAACTGTTATGCGAGCGTCGACTCTGATTCGGAGGAGAGACTCTGTGCCGACCTTGTGGTTGAGGACGACCTGACGTTACGTGCACATCCCGGACGTCTACAGCAGATGCTCGAAAACCTCTACAGGAACTCCGTAGAACACGCCGGCGACGACGTGACGGTCTATGTGGGAACCCTCGACGGGAGCGAAGGCTTCTACGTCGAGGACGACGGCGAGGGAATACCCGAGGAAGAGAGGGAGGAAGTCTTCGAGTCGGGGTACACGACCTCGGACGCCGGAACGGGACTCGGTCTCGACATAGTTGAGGACATCGCCGAGTCCCACGGCTGGGACATAGATGTCACCGAAGGCTCCCACGGAGGCGCGAGATTCGAGATGGAGACAGACGGAGCCGTCACGACTTCGACTTCGGCTTCGGCTTCTACTTCTGTGTCTCGATCGAACTGACTGTCTCTACTATCTGTCTCACCCTTTGGTAGTCGTCGGTCAGAAAGCCGTAGTACCTCCCTGGCTCACGCTCCTCGGCGAGTAGAGCGCGTCCCGTGCCGTCGCCTGCCTCGAAGACGACGAACCAGAACCTCTGTATCTGAGGCGAGTCACTCACGTGGAAGGTGACCTCAGTCTCATCGGGAGGGGGCGGTCTCCAGGTAGAGTCCGAGGAGCCGCGTGATCCGTATACGTGGATGTCTACTCCGAGAGAAGCCATCTCCGAGTAAGTCCCCCACTGTTCCTCGATGAGTGAGAGTCTCTGGAAACCCGACCGTACTGTGCCCTCGCCTCTGCGCAGAGCCGTCCCCTCTACCTCGTGTGACGCAGTTATGAGACTCGACTTCGTCTCGAACTCGAATGTGGATCCGTAGATCTCTTTTATGACATCCGGGGTCTCCTTTCCCACGAAGCCGCCGTCGTCGTACTCGGACTCAGACTCGGACTCAGACTCGGTATGGGTCTCCTTGTCGGTTCTGTAAGCTAGATAGGTATACACGTCGTCTATCTCCGAGCAAGCGTCGGGGCTCTCCCGGAGTCCGAGAACAGCGGTGTTCTCGGGTAACGAGGAGTCGTCTCCTTCGACCTCCACCATCACGTTCCAGGATTCGAGGTACTCAGAGACGACGTCTAACATACCCCTAGTTCCGGTGTAGTTATAGACTCGGAGACTTCTTTCCTCCCTTTCGGCTTCGTCGAGTAGGTCGGAGAAAGACATCTGATAGTAGTGCGACGGACGGGATTTGAACCCGTGTTGTGACCGTGGCAGGGTCACGTGATACCACTACACTACCGTCGCATAATGCGTACATCCATACTTATACAGGACACAGTCATAAATTCATCGAAAACTCCGTCTCGTTCCTCCGGCTTGTCACCGTCACTGTCACCGTCACAGAGACGTGACCCCGAGGTAGACAGCCAAAGTAGTCAGAGCCGCGGCTGTCAACGCAGTCACCGTTATCCGCAGAGCGTA from Candidatus Afararchaeum irisae includes the following:
- a CDS encoding DICT sensory domain-containing protein, encoding MSFSDLLDEAEREERSLRVYNYTGTRGMLDVVSEYLESWNVMVEVEGDDSSLPENTAVLGLRESPDACSEIDDVYTYLAYRTDKETHTESESESESEYDDGGFVGKETPDVIKEIYGSTFEFETKSSLITASHEVEGTALRRGEGTVRSGFQRLSLIEEQWGTYSEMASLGVDIHVYGSRGSSDSTWRPPPPDETEVTFHVSDSPQIQRFWFVVFEAGDGTGRALLAEEREPGRYYGFLTDDYQRVRQIVETVSSIETQK
- a CDS encoding PAS domain S-box protein; the encoded protein is MAQITAVPAVSTSWIMALIGLGTLFLGLSVYQTVGVLRSVDRGTPRENCWRALLVLMVVFVAGYLRAMTVVATGSSSVSTLTASVFFLGGVFVYLVVVTSRKTIDELHDTTYSRDYLSGILEAMEESLMVVSRDGRITRVNGALVDLLGYTEDELLDSSCKKVFADGDLPFEGCPNPVQEAIDRGGIDGVEASFETKDGEEIPGLFSASLMYEDDDVAGVVCTGRDISRIKRYEEDLEHRNEKLNRFASVVSHDLRNPLNVAKGRLSLVDERCGCNDSGVYESLSKAEDALGRMEDIIDDVLTLTRGDGVSDDEMSDVSLTEVAENCYASVDSDSEERLCADLVVEDDLTLRAHPGRLQQMLENLYRNSVEHAGDDVTVYVGTLDGSEGFYVEDDGEGIPEEEREEVFESGYTTSDAGTGLGLDIVEDIAESHGWDIDVTEGSHGGARFEMETDGAVTTSTSASASTSVSRSN